From Streptosporangium album, the proteins below share one genomic window:
- a CDS encoding HAD family hydrolase: protein MSDRMSSVGFDLDLTLADTRAGIAAVYDEVALRIGVPIDSAVVVARLGPPLEWELAHWLPPEEVPAAAALYRSLYPSMAVPATTLMPGARQAVEAVRRAGGRIIVVTGKNTLDAARTVKFLGLDVDEVAGSVFAAAKGPALARFGATAYVGDHVADIEAARAGDAVSVAVATGVYPIGELHDHGADVVLGDLTEFADWFDGWRAPAELV, encoded by the coding sequence GTGAGTGACCGAATGAGCTCGGTGGGGTTCGACCTGGACTTGACGCTCGCGGACACGCGCGCCGGCATCGCCGCCGTCTACGACGAGGTGGCGCTGCGCATCGGCGTCCCCATCGACAGCGCCGTCGTGGTGGCGAGGCTGGGGCCGCCGCTGGAGTGGGAGCTGGCCCACTGGCTGCCGCCCGAGGAGGTCCCCGCGGCCGCCGCCCTCTACCGGTCGCTGTACCCCTCGATGGCCGTCCCCGCCACCACTCTCATGCCCGGCGCCCGCCAGGCCGTCGAGGCCGTACGGCGGGCCGGCGGCCGGATCATCGTGGTGACGGGGAAGAACACCCTCGACGCGGCCAGGACCGTCAAGTTCCTCGGGCTGGACGTGGACGAGGTCGCCGGATCGGTCTTCGCGGCGGCGAAGGGCCCGGCCCTCGCGAGGTTCGGCGCGACGGCCTACGTCGGAGACCACGTCGCCGACATCGAGGCGGCGCGGGCCGGGGACGCGGTCAGCGTGGCGGTGGCGACGGGCGTCTACCCGATCGGAGAGCTGCACGATCACGGGGCCGACGTGGTGCTCGGCGATCTGACCGAGTTCGCCGACTGGTTCGACGGGTGGCGGGCCCCCGCCGAGCTCGTGTGA
- a CDS encoding MgtC/SapB family protein, which produces MRRSTVSSGHPEGPSTNPDDWKSPYSTGPGQSPGYGNQQPDHGQTRRFDEQDQGQQGYGQQSQGYGQQGQGYGQQGYDQPGQGYQQPGYDQGYGQQSQGYGQPGQYGQGYGEQPYGQGYGEQPYGQHQPGYGYGYPPQQQNTDGVRTHAIVALVISIVLGLSCYISLGGIAGAIVAGIALGKVQTDPQGARNLLKWTWISIGINVALVVLGVVALIIAGASGALDS; this is translated from the coding sequence GTGAGACGATCGACAGTGAGCAGCGGTCACCCCGAGGGTCCCAGCACGAATCCGGATGACTGGAAGAGCCCGTACAGCACAGGCCCCGGCCAGAGCCCCGGGTACGGCAACCAGCAGCCGGACCACGGGCAGACCCGGCGGTTCGACGAGCAGGACCAGGGCCAGCAGGGCTACGGGCAGCAGAGCCAGGGTTACGGGCAGCAGGGCCAGGGGTACGGCCAGCAGGGCTACGACCAGCCCGGCCAGGGATACCAGCAGCCCGGCTACGACCAGGGCTACGGCCAGCAGAGCCAGGGGTACGGCCAGCCGGGCCAGTACGGCCAGGGCTACGGCGAACAGCCCTACGGACAGGGGTACGGCGAGCAGCCCTACGGACAGCACCAGCCCGGCTACGGCTACGGCTACCCGCCCCAGCAGCAGAACACCGACGGCGTCAGGACCCACGCGATCGTCGCGCTCGTCATCAGCATCGTGCTGGGCCTGAGCTGCTACATCAGCCTCGGCGGCATCGCCGGAGCCATCGTGGCCGGCATCGCGCTGGGGAAGGTCCAGACCGACCCCCAGGGTGCCAGGAACCTCCTCAAGTGGACCTGGATCAGCATCGGCATCAACGTCGCGCTGGTCGTCCTGGGTGTCGTCGCCCTCATCATCGCGGGGGCCAGCGGCGCGCTCGACAGCTGA
- a CDS encoding MFS transporter, producing MANGWGRARKTVGEASRLIGRSAAGAGRATVRAGRGTGRATVRAGRGAANGTQWVGRATRRLTYAQGAGRTGLGQLIELTAAQSAGDALVTAALAGTLFKLPVNEARGQVALYLLITMIPFVVVAPFVGPVLDRFRSGRRFVMAGTLFGRGLLCFAMAAAIIPGDVFTIFPGALAVLVLSKAYSVSRAAIMPNVLPADIALVTANARVALFALVTAGVAVPIGAGASAWLGAEWVLRGATVVFLFQGVLAVRLPRHVDSPDLDLEEEGGERPPRWRTMFNVGPVVAEAMQANVAIRLYSGFLLFYLLFLVQDGKLPGLAPAVTIGALAVAAGVGGLAGTAVASWVRTRSPQIIVLSTLALSAVTTVVAAVVFTLWTAVAVALVASFAQGLGKLALDAIVQREIGEEVRSSTFGVVEAFLQIAWVIGGLAGLWLSLFAGGSAGLAVMAAALGGSLGWLLLRRRRRSDARDARVEAARAAGPRAGSDAGTAPDDRPAAPRERPWPDPPGTTTAVVRRDDPPAEKRTKPLTNPHG from the coding sequence GTGGCGAATGGGTGGGGACGAGCGCGGAAGACGGTGGGCGAGGCCTCCCGTCTGATCGGCCGCTCAGCCGCCGGGGCGGGACGGGCCACCGTGCGCGCGGGCAGGGGCACGGGGCGGGCGACCGTGCGGGCCGGCCGTGGCGCGGCGAACGGGACACAGTGGGTCGGCAGAGCCACGCGGCGGCTGACCTATGCCCAGGGCGCGGGCCGTACGGGGCTGGGCCAGCTGATCGAACTGACCGCGGCGCAGAGCGCGGGCGACGCGCTGGTCACCGCGGCCCTGGCGGGAACGCTGTTCAAGCTTCCGGTGAACGAGGCCCGGGGCCAGGTCGCCCTCTACCTGCTGATCACGATGATCCCCTTCGTGGTGGTCGCGCCGTTCGTCGGCCCGGTCCTCGACCGGTTCCGCTCGGGCCGGCGCTTCGTGATGGCGGGCACCCTGTTCGGACGCGGCCTGCTCTGTTTCGCGATGGCCGCGGCGATCATCCCCGGAGACGTGTTCACCATCTTCCCCGGGGCGCTGGCCGTGCTGGTGCTGTCGAAGGCCTACAGCGTCTCCCGCGCGGCGATCATGCCGAACGTGCTGCCCGCCGATATCGCGCTGGTCACCGCCAACGCCAGAGTCGCCCTGTTCGCACTGGTCACGGCCGGTGTCGCGGTCCCGATCGGCGCGGGCGCCAGCGCGTGGCTCGGTGCCGAGTGGGTGCTGCGGGGGGCCACGGTCGTCTTCCTGTTCCAGGGCGTCCTGGCCGTACGGCTCCCGCGTCACGTCGACTCCCCCGACCTGGACCTGGAGGAGGAGGGCGGGGAGCGGCCGCCCCGCTGGCGCACCATGTTCAACGTGGGCCCGGTGGTCGCCGAGGCGATGCAGGCGAACGTGGCCATCCGCCTCTATTCCGGGTTCCTCCTCTTCTACCTGCTCTTCCTCGTCCAGGACGGGAAGCTGCCCGGCCTCGCCCCGGCCGTCACGATCGGCGCGCTGGCGGTGGCCGCCGGCGTCGGCGGCCTGGCGGGAACGGCCGTGGCCTCCTGGGTGCGCACCCGCTCCCCGCAGATCATCGTGCTGTCCACGCTCGCGCTGTCGGCCGTGACCACGGTGGTGGCGGCGGTCGTGTTCACCCTGTGGACCGCGGTGGCCGTCGCGCTGGTGGCCTCGTTCGCCCAGGGACTGGGCAAGCTCGCGCTGGATGCGATCGTGCAGCGCGAGATCGGCGAGGAGGTGCGCTCGTCCACCTTCGGCGTGGTGGAGGCGTTCCTGCAGATCGCGTGGGTGATCGGCGGGCTGGCCGGCCTGTGGCTGTCGCTGTTCGCCGGCGGGTCCGCCGGGCTCGCGGTGATGGCCGCCGCGCTGGGAGGCTCGCTCGGCTGGCTGCTGCTACGGCGCCGCAGGCGGTCCGACGCGAGGGACGCCAGGGTCGAGGCCGCCCGGGCGGCCGGCCCCCGGGCCGGCTCCGACGCCGGGACCGCGCCCGATGACCGGCCGGCGGCCCCGCGGGAGCGTCCGTGGCCGGACCCCCCGGGAACGACGACCGCGGTCGTGCGGCGTGACGATCCTCCGGCCGAGAAGCGGACCAAGCCGCTGACCAACCCCCACGGCTGA
- a CDS encoding TetR/AcrR family transcriptional regulator, producing the protein MTRSTRERIVDEALRLFAERGYTATSVAEIEAASGLSPGAGGLYRHFTSKYEVLAAAVNEHAARTRTQIAATLAETSTADSSAGVEERLTRLCRAGLAKVREESELTRVFFRDLSRFPELVAVVHEGLLQPMFDAITRWFRTQPEYAGADLDWPAIGAVLGGAVVHYRLFQETVGEPPGCAECDRFVASWVRLALGLLPRPAAQAIG; encoded by the coding sequence ATGACCAGATCGACACGCGAGCGGATCGTCGACGAAGCCCTGCGCCTGTTCGCCGAGCGAGGCTACACGGCGACCTCGGTGGCGGAGATCGAGGCCGCCTCCGGGCTGTCGCCCGGCGCCGGGGGACTCTACCGGCACTTCACGTCCAAGTACGAGGTGCTCGCCGCGGCGGTGAACGAGCACGCCGCGCGGACTCGGACGCAGATCGCCGCGACCTTGGCCGAGACGAGCACCGCCGACTCCTCCGCCGGCGTCGAGGAGCGCCTGACGCGCCTGTGCAGGGCGGGGCTGGCCAAGGTCCGCGAGGAGAGCGAGCTGACGCGCGTCTTCTTCCGCGATCTCAGCCGGTTCCCCGAGCTGGTGGCGGTCGTCCATGAGGGCCTGCTGCAGCCCATGTTCGACGCGATCACCAGGTGGTTCCGCACCCAGCCGGAATACGCCGGAGCCGATCTGGACTGGCCCGCGATCGGCGCGGTGCTCGGCGGCGCGGTGGTCCATTACCGGCTTTTCCAGGAGACCGTGGGCGAGCCCCCCGGCTGCGCCGAGTGCGATCGCTTCGTCGCCTCCTGGGTGCGCCTGGCACTGGGCCTGTTGCCGCGACCGGCCGCCCAGGCGATCGGCTGA
- a CDS encoding cold-shock protein: protein MPSGKVKWYDADKGFGFLTRDDGGEVFVHSSALPGGVDALKPGQKVEFGVAEGRRGQQALSVRVIDQPPTLAKAVKPKGKRKKPDEMVVIVEDLIKLLDAVSTSYQKGKHPEAAHAKQIAAVLRAVADDLDD, encoded by the coding sequence GTGCCGAGTGGCAAGGTCAAGTGGTACGACGCCGACAAGGGTTTCGGCTTCCTCACCCGCGACGACGGCGGTGAGGTCTTCGTGCATTCTTCCGCGCTGCCCGGTGGCGTGGACGCGCTCAAGCCCGGCCAGAAGGTCGAGTTCGGCGTGGCGGAGGGGCGCCGCGGCCAGCAGGCGCTCTCGGTCCGCGTGATCGACCAGCCCCCCACGCTCGCCAAGGCCGTCAAGCCGAAGGGCAAGCGCAAGAAGCCCGACGAGATGGTCGTCATCGTGGAAGACCTGATCAAGCTCCTGGACGCGGTCTCCACGTCCTACCAGAAGGGCAAGCACCCCGAGGCCGCGCACGCCAAGCAGATCGCCGCCGTGCTCCGCGCCGTGGCCGACGACCTGGACGACTGA
- a CDS encoding DNA repair helicase XPB yields MTDGPLIVQSDKTLLLEVDHERADECRKAIAPFAELERAPEHVHTYRITPLALWNARAAGHDAEQVVDALIGHSRYPVPHALLVDIAETIARYGRLRLEKHPVHGLVLTSTDRAVLEEVLRSKKIQPLLGERLGPDAVAVHPSERGNIKQHLLKLGWPAEDLAGYVNGEHHPIELAEDGWQLRSYQREAAEAFWHGGSGVVVLPCGAGKTIVGAAAMAHAKATTLILVTNTVSAHQWKQELLKRTSLTEDEIGEYTGTKKEIRPVTIATYQVMTTRRQGVYRHLELFDARDWGLVVYDEVHLLPAPIFRMTADLQARRRVGLTATLVREDGREGDVFSLIGPKRYDAPWKEMENQGWIAPADCVEVRVTLTDSERLAYAMAESEERYRFCATTPSKSRVTEALVQRHPGEQVLVIGQYIDQLDELGEHLNAPVIKGETKVKERERLFQAFRDKEIQVLVVSKVANFSIDLPEAAVAIQVSGTFGSRQEEAQRLGRVLRPKSDGGGARFYSVVSRDTVDQDFAAHRQRFLAEQGYAYQIIDADDVLAEE; encoded by the coding sequence TTGACTGACGGACCATTGATCGTTCAATCCGACAAGACCCTGCTCCTTGAGGTCGACCACGAGCGGGCCGACGAGTGCCGCAAGGCGATCGCGCCCTTCGCCGAGCTGGAGCGCGCGCCCGAGCACGTGCACACCTACCGGATCACCCCGCTGGCCCTGTGGAACGCGCGGGCCGCCGGACACGACGCCGAGCAGGTGGTCGACGCGCTGATCGGCCACAGCCGCTACCCGGTGCCGCACGCGCTGCTGGTGGACATCGCCGAGACCATTGCGCGGTACGGCAGGCTCCGGCTGGAGAAGCACCCCGTCCACGGGCTCGTGCTGACCAGCACGGACCGGGCCGTGCTGGAGGAGGTGCTGCGCTCCAAGAAGATCCAGCCGCTGCTGGGCGAGCGGCTGGGCCCCGACGCCGTGGCAGTGCATCCGAGCGAGCGCGGCAACATCAAGCAGCACCTGCTCAAGCTGGGCTGGCCGGCCGAGGACCTGGCCGGATACGTCAACGGCGAGCACCACCCGATCGAGCTGGCCGAGGACGGCTGGCAGCTCCGCTCCTACCAGCGGGAGGCCGCGGAGGCGTTCTGGCACGGCGGTTCGGGCGTGGTCGTCCTCCCCTGTGGCGCGGGCAAGACGATCGTGGGCGCGGCGGCGATGGCGCACGCCAAGGCGACGACGCTGATCCTGGTGACGAACACGGTCTCGGCGCACCAGTGGAAGCAGGAGCTGCTCAAGCGGACCTCGCTCACCGAGGACGAGATCGGCGAGTACACCGGCACCAAGAAGGAGATCCGGCCGGTCACCATCGCCACCTACCAGGTGATGACGACCCGCAGGCAGGGCGTCTACCGCCACCTGGAGCTGTTCGACGCCCGCGACTGGGGTCTGGTCGTCTACGACGAGGTGCACCTGCTGCCCGCGCCGATCTTCCGGATGACCGCCGACCTGCAGGCCCGGCGGCGGGTGGGGCTGACCGCGACGCTCGTGCGCGAGGACGGCCGGGAGGGGGACGTGTTCTCCCTGATCGGCCCCAAGCGCTACGACGCGCCGTGGAAGGAGATGGAGAACCAGGGCTGGATCGCCCCGGCCGACTGCGTCGAGGTGCGGGTGACGCTGACCGACTCCGAGCGGCTCGCCTACGCCATGGCCGAGTCCGAGGAGCGCTACCGGTTCTGCGCGACCACGCCGTCCAAGAGCCGGGTGACCGAGGCATTGGTCCAGCGGCACCCGGGCGAGCAGGTGCTGGTCATCGGGCAGTACATCGACCAGCTCGACGAGCTGGGCGAGCACCTGAACGCTCCGGTGATCAAGGGCGAGACGAAGGTCAAGGAGCGGGAGCGGCTGTTCCAGGCGTTCCGCGACAAGGAGATCCAGGTATTGGTCGTCTCCAAGGTGGCCAACTTCTCCATCGACCTGCCGGAGGCCGCGGTGGCCATCCAGGTGTCGGGCACCTTCGGGTCACGGCAGGAGGAGGCCCAGCGGCTCGGCCGCGTGCTGCGGCCCAAGTCGGACGGTGGCGGGGCGCGCTTCTACTCGGTGGTCAGCCGGGACACGGTCGACCAGGATTTCGCGGCGCATCGGCAGCGTTTCCTGGCCGAGCAGGGATACGCCTACCAGATCATCGACGCGGACGACGTGCTCGCCGAGGAGTAG
- a CDS encoding helicase-associated domain-containing protein, giving the protein MSTEFTEWLRSRSDDQLRALVAVRPELITPVPAHLEGLAGRASSPSAVGRVLDRLDLFTLSVIETLAVLPSPITAKALCAQMTPALRRPPDAAFRRALKETVERLRTLALVYGPDGAMAPAPGVREILEVPAGLGPPAVEVFRHHPAERLAELVQDIGGGDGTKETLAGLLGDPGVVGRLIQDVSPQARAALNELAWGPPSGRVPNARREVRAATAQSPIEQLLSRALLGATGEETVVLPREVGLFLRDGRIHQDLSPVSPALEGTARDRRLADRTAAGQAFAFTRAVEELCERWSVDPPGVLRGGGLAVRDLKRASGLLDLPEWAAGLVIEVAHAAGLVSASGTVDGDWLPTPAYDAWRVKGTEDRWTALATTWLTMDRVPGVIGERDERDRLLNALHPDLRRTAAAEVRTATLGMLAVAGPGLAPTLESVRERLAWEQPRRRGGQRDQLVEFTLREAEQIGVTGLGAIVDHGRALLPGGDRAMSAGRLLAPLLPEPLDHVLLQADLTAVAPGPLTSDLRRWLALAADVESTGGATVYRFDERSIRRALDAGQSADEMLAMLERHSATPVPQPLGYLVADVARRHGRMRVGTASAYVRCDDPSLLDEVMADRRAIPLRLRRLAPTVIASKTTRPTLIDSLRAMGYAPAAESLDGDVIITQLDVRRTDGQPLVRPPATFNGLEADVVAAAVRAVRAGDAAHQARRAPVDAPGGQVPRSPATATIVALREAIRQGSQVWIGYLDSQGNATSRILEPARMEGGYLTAYDETRTAVHRFALHRITGIADIN; this is encoded by the coding sequence ATGAGCACGGAGTTCACCGAGTGGCTGCGCAGCCGGAGCGACGACCAGTTGCGGGCCCTCGTCGCCGTGCGACCCGAGCTCATCACTCCGGTCCCGGCGCACCTCGAAGGGCTGGCCGGGCGGGCGAGCAGCCCGTCGGCGGTCGGCCGCGTGCTCGACCGTCTCGACCTGTTCACGCTCTCGGTCATCGAGACGCTGGCCGTGCTCCCGTCGCCGATCACCGCCAAGGCGCTGTGCGCCCAGATGACCCCTGCGCTGCGGAGACCGCCGGACGCGGCGTTCCGGCGCGCGCTCAAGGAGACGGTCGAGCGGCTGCGGACCCTGGCCCTGGTCTACGGGCCCGACGGCGCCATGGCTCCGGCCCCCGGCGTGCGGGAGATCCTCGAAGTGCCCGCGGGGCTCGGTCCGCCCGCGGTGGAGGTGTTCAGACACCATCCCGCCGAGCGTCTGGCCGAGCTGGTCCAGGACATCGGCGGCGGTGACGGCACGAAGGAGACCCTCGCCGGGCTGCTCGGCGACCCCGGAGTCGTCGGACGGCTGATCCAGGACGTCTCGCCCCAGGCGCGGGCGGCGCTCAACGAGCTGGCCTGGGGGCCCCCGAGCGGCCGGGTGCCCAACGCGCGCCGGGAGGTGCGGGCCGCCACCGCCCAGTCGCCGATCGAGCAGTTGCTCTCCCGCGCGCTGCTCGGCGCCACCGGCGAGGAGACCGTCGTCCTGCCGCGCGAGGTCGGCCTGTTCCTGCGCGACGGCCGGATCCACCAGGACCTCTCCCCCGTCTCGCCCGCGCTGGAGGGCACCGCCCGCGACCGGAGGCTCGCCGACCGCACGGCCGCCGGACAGGCGTTCGCGTTCACCCGCGCGGTGGAGGAGCTGTGCGAGCGCTGGAGCGTCGATCCCCCCGGTGTGCTCCGCGGCGGCGGTCTGGCCGTACGCGACCTGAAGCGGGCCTCGGGCCTGCTCGACCTGCCCGAGTGGGCGGCGGGACTGGTCATCGAGGTGGCGCACGCGGCCGGGCTGGTGTCGGCGAGCGGCACGGTGGACGGCGACTGGCTGCCCACCCCGGCCTACGACGCCTGGCGGGTGAAGGGCACCGAGGACCGCTGGACGGCGCTGGCCACGACCTGGCTCACCATGGACCGGGTGCCGGGTGTGATCGGCGAGCGCGACGAGCGCGACCGGCTGCTCAACGCCCTCCACCCCGACCTGCGCCGTACGGCGGCCGCCGAGGTCCGCACCGCCACGCTGGGCATGCTCGCCGTCGCCGGGCCCGGACTGGCCCCCACCCTGGAGTCGGTGCGCGAGCGCCTGGCCTGGGAGCAGCCTCGCCGCCGTGGCGGGCAGCGCGACCAGTTGGTGGAGTTCACGCTGCGCGAGGCCGAGCAGATCGGGGTGACCGGCCTCGGCGCCATCGTCGACCACGGCCGTGCCCTGCTCCCCGGCGGCGACCGCGCGATGTCGGCGGGCCGGCTCCTGGCCCCGCTGCTGCCGGAGCCCCTCGACCACGTGCTCCTCCAGGCCGACCTGACAGCCGTCGCCCCGGGTCCGCTCACCAGCGACCTGCGGCGGTGGCTGGCGCTGGCCGCCGATGTGGAGTCCACCGGAGGGGCGACGGTCTACCGGTTCGACGAACGGTCGATCCGGCGGGCGCTGGACGCGGGGCAGAGCGCCGACGAGATGCTGGCCATGCTGGAGCGGCACTCGGCCACGCCCGTCCCGCAGCCGCTCGGCTACCTGGTCGCGGATGTGGCCCGCCGCCACGGCCGCATGCGCGTCGGTACGGCGAGCGCCTACGTGCGCTGCGACGACCCCTCGCTGCTGGACGAGGTGATGGCCGACAGGCGCGCCATACCGCTACGGCTGCGCCGGCTCGCCCCCACCGTGATCGCCTCCAAGACCACCCGGCCGACCCTGATCGACTCGCTGCGCGCGATGGGCTACGCCCCGGCGGCCGAGTCCCTGGACGGCGACGTGATCATCACCCAGCTCGACGTCCGCAGGACCGACGGTCAGCCGCTCGTCCGGCCCCCCGCCACGTTCAACGGCCTGGAGGCCGACGTCGTGGCGGCGGCCGTCCGCGCCGTCCGGGCCGGCGACGCCGCCCACCAGGCACGCCGCGCTCCCGTCGACGCCCCTGGCGGCCAGGTCCCCCGCTCCCCCGCGACCGCCACCATCGTCGCCTTGCGCGAGGCCATCCGGCAGGGCTCCCAGGTCTGGATCGGCTACCTCGACTCCCAGGGCAACGCCACCAGCCGGATCCTCGAACCCGCCAGAATGGAGGGTGGCTATCTCACCGCCTACGACGAGACCCGCACCGCGGTGCACCGCTTCGCCCTGCACCGCATCACCGGCATCGCGGACATCAACTGA